Proteins encoded by one window of Kineosporia sp. NBRC 101731:
- the nadC gene encoding carboxylating nicotinate-nucleotide diphosphorylase, with protein MSNWESLWPAGVSERLDDAGLDPARVRSVVRDALAEDLGIGGAVVSVPGAAPGHDVTSESTIGADVLGQAHVVARTGGVISGMPLIPVVLAEVAGWTGLAGVSAEVLRADGDVVVRDDVLAVLRGPVQVLLIAERTLLNLVCRTSGISTHTRLWAQELSGTGAQVLDTRKTTPGLRMLEKYAVRCGGGTNKRMGLYDVAMVKDNHKIAAGSVAGAYRAVRERFPAVAVQVEVTTPDEAVEAVLAGARFLLCDNMSPAVLAESVKVARAATDERIEIEATGGLTVEVANEYARTGVDYLSVGGLTHSSPILDLAIDLISD; from the coding sequence GTGAGTAACTGGGAATCGCTCTGGCCCGCAGGGGTTTCGGAGAGGCTGGACGACGCGGGGCTGGACCCGGCGCGGGTCCGCTCGGTCGTGCGTGACGCCCTGGCGGAAGACCTGGGGATCGGCGGCGCGGTGGTCTCGGTGCCCGGCGCGGCCCCCGGTCACGACGTGACCAGCGAGTCCACGATCGGCGCGGACGTGCTCGGGCAGGCCCACGTGGTCGCTCGCACCGGCGGGGTGATCAGTGGAATGCCGCTGATCCCGGTGGTTCTCGCCGAGGTGGCGGGCTGGACGGGCCTGGCGGGGGTTTCTGCCGAGGTGCTGCGCGCCGACGGTGACGTGGTCGTGCGCGACGACGTGCTGGCCGTGCTGCGGGGACCGGTGCAGGTGTTGCTGATCGCCGAGCGCACCCTGCTCAACCTGGTCTGCCGCACCAGCGGTATCTCGACGCACACCCGTCTCTGGGCTCAGGAGCTGTCCGGCACCGGCGCCCAGGTGCTCGACACCCGGAAGACCACGCCCGGCCTGCGGATGCTCGAGAAGTACGCGGTGCGCTGCGGCGGCGGTACGAACAAGCGCATGGGTCTGTACGACGTCGCGATGGTGAAGGACAACCACAAGATCGCCGCCGGCTCGGTGGCCGGGGCCTACCGGGCCGTCCGTGAGCGGTTTCCCGCGGTGGCCGTGCAGGTCGAGGTCACGACTCCGGACGAAGCCGTTGAGGCGGTTCTCGCCGGGGCCCGGTTCCTCCTGTGCGACAACATGTCTCCCGCGGTACTGGCCGAGAGCGTGAAGGTGGCCAGGGCCGCGACCGACGAGAGGATCGAGATCGAGGCCACCGGTGGCCTGACGGTCGAGGTGGCGAACGAGTACGCGCGCACCGGGGTGGACTACCTGTCCGTGGGTGGGCTCACGCACTCGTCGCCGATCCTCGACCTCGCGATCGACCTGATCAGCGATTGA